The following coding sequences lie in one Cyanobacterium sp. Dongsha4 genomic window:
- the mutL gene encoding DNA mismatch repair endonuclease MutL — translation MEMAIRKLPDNLIKLIAAGEVIDSLVAVVRELVENSLDAKADRIFVSIYPETWNLQVADNGEGITQEDLPLTIQPHATSKINNTNDLINIHTLGFRGEALHSIAQLAQINISSRVTDDCGWEIMAENAQLQHIYPKPSAVGTIVRVNDLFGNMPVRRQVNPPFKQQLKKIQILLGEFALCHSHITWQLLVNDRLIFSISRSNSADRILPQLLKTIHYSDLKTIKKTLDTPYEKSISHLELVLGLPDRISRPRPDWVKIGINGRIIKCPELESAIYKGFHRTLERDRFPVAFLHLQTSPRQIDWNRHPAKAEVFLDNIEFWQEQIKDTIAEIFKLTNNNISQKWENKRVENILKVAENKSIYNLETPEIKETEKETEENIGLINLQVIAQARNTYIIAEHSQGIWLIEQHIAHERIIYEQIQNQWEIVALENPIILDKLLPKQIEQLNNIGLEIETFGEDLWALRTIPKILLNRDDSLSAIMELSYGGDLNSAQVAIACRSAIRNGEKLTIEQMQNIVDNWKITKNPHTCPHGRPIYLSLEESSLYRFFRRHWVLGKSHGIEEKKT, via the coding sequence ATTGAAATGGCTATCAGGAAATTACCAGACAACTTAATTAAATTAATTGCCGCAGGAGAAGTTATAGATTCATTAGTAGCCGTTGTCAGAGAGTTAGTAGAAAACAGTTTAGATGCAAAAGCCGATCGCATTTTCGTGTCCATTTATCCAGAAACATGGAATTTACAAGTAGCCGACAACGGAGAAGGTATTACCCAAGAAGATTTACCTCTGACGATTCAACCCCATGCCACCAGTAAAATAAATAATACCAATGATTTAATTAATATTCACACACTGGGATTCAGGGGCGAAGCCTTACATAGTATCGCTCAATTGGCACAGATTAATATTAGCAGTCGGGTTACTGATGATTGCGGTTGGGAAATTATGGCTGAAAATGCCCAACTACAACATATTTATCCTAAACCCTCAGCCGTGGGGACAATAGTAAGAGTTAATGACTTATTTGGCAATATGCCTGTGAGAAGACAGGTAAATCCCCCTTTTAAACAGCAGTTGAAAAAAATTCAAATCTTGTTGGGAGAATTTGCTTTATGTCATTCCCATATTACTTGGCAATTATTAGTAAATGATCGTTTAATTTTTTCCATTAGTCGTAGTAATTCTGCGGATAGAATTTTGCCACAATTATTAAAAACTATTCATTATTCTGATTTAAAAACTATTAAAAAAACTCTTGATACTCCCTATGAAAAATCTATTTCTCACCTTGAATTAGTTTTAGGATTACCCGATCGCATCTCTCGTCCTCGACCAGATTGGGTTAAGATAGGAATTAACGGTAGAATAATCAAATGTCCTGAGTTAGAATCAGCTATTTATAAGGGTTTTCATCGTACCTTAGAAAGAGATCGTTTTCCCGTTGCCTTTTTACATTTACAAACATCTCCTCGACAAATAGACTGGAATCGACACCCTGCTAAAGCGGAAGTCTTCTTAGATAATATTGAATTTTGGCAAGAACAAATTAAAGATACTATTGCAGAAATTTTTAAATTAACTAATAATAATATATCTCAAAAATGGGAGAATAAGAGAGTTGAAAATATCCTTAAAGTAGCAGAAAATAAAAGTATTTATAACTTAGAAACGCCAGAAATCAAAGAAACAGAAAAAGAGACAGAAGAAAACATCGGTTTAATTAATTTACAAGTCATTGCTCAAGCAAGAAATACATATATTATTGCGGAACATTCCCAAGGAATATGGTTAATAGAACAACATATCGCCCATGAGAGAATTATTTATGAACAAATACAAAATCAATGGGAAATAGTCGCCTTAGAAAATCCCATTATTTTAGATAAATTACTACCAAAACAAATAGAACAACTAAATAATATTGGTTTGGAAATAGAGACTTTTGGGGAAGATTTATGGGCATTAAGAACTATTCCTAAAATACTTTTAAATAGAGATGATTCTTTATCAGCAATTATGGAATTAAGTTATGGAGGAGATCTCAATTCTGCCCAAGTTGCGATCGCTTGTAGAAGTGCCATTCGTAACGGTGAAAAACTGACTATTGAACAGATGCAAAACATCGTTGATAATTGGAAAATTACTAAAAATCCTCACACCTGCCCCCATGGCAGACCTATTTATTTATCCCTAGAAGAATCCTCTTTATATCGCTTTTTCCGCCGTCATTGGGTATTAGGAAAAAGTCATGGCATTGAGGAAAAAAAGACATGA
- the cobW gene encoding cobalamin biosynthesis protein CobW yields MHKIPVTVITGFLGAGKTTLLRHLLQNNQGRKIAVLVNEFGEVGIDGDLLRSCQVCDTEEEENNIIELTNGCLCCTVQEEFYPTMQELLTRKDAIDSIIIETSGLALPKPLVQAFKWQEIRTHATVDGVVTVVDAQALANGTLVGDLEALETQRVDDPSLDHETPIEELFEDQLACADLVLLTKTDLISETDLTQVKSWLEKELRQGVKVIPCHQGEINPDILLGFNAAVEDDLNNRPSHHDTEEEHDHDDDINSLELVICETSNPQDLIQELHKLITKFEIYRIKGFVNVPDKPMRMVLQGVGDRIETFFDRLWKPEDNRVTRLVIIGKNLEKQKINQELNNLTES; encoded by the coding sequence ATGCACAAAATTCCAGTAACAGTAATCACAGGCTTTTTAGGTGCGGGAAAAACTACCCTTTTACGACACTTATTACAAAATAATCAAGGAAGAAAAATTGCGGTTTTAGTTAATGAATTTGGAGAAGTAGGTATTGACGGAGATTTACTGCGTAGTTGTCAGGTATGCGATACCGAGGAAGAAGAAAATAACATCATTGAATTAACTAATGGCTGTCTTTGTTGCACAGTCCAAGAAGAGTTTTATCCTACCATGCAAGAGTTATTAACTAGGAAAGATGCGATCGACTCTATCATTATTGAAACATCTGGATTAGCCTTACCAAAACCCCTCGTACAAGCCTTTAAATGGCAAGAAATTCGCACCCATGCCACTGTTGACGGTGTGGTAACGGTTGTTGATGCCCAAGCCTTAGCTAATGGCACATTAGTAGGAGATTTAGAAGCCTTAGAAACTCAAAGAGTGGATGATCCTAGTTTAGATCATGAAACCCCCATTGAAGAACTATTCGAGGATCAATTAGCCTGTGCAGATTTAGTATTATTAACCAAAACTGATTTAATTAGCGAAACGGATTTAACTCAAGTTAAGTCTTGGTTAGAAAAGGAATTGCGTCAAGGAGTAAAGGTAATACCCTGTCATCAAGGAGAAATTAACCCTGATATTTTACTCGGTTTTAACGCCGCCGTGGAAGATGATTTAAACAATCGCCCCTCCCATCATGATACAGAAGAAGAACACGATCACGATGACGACATAAATTCCCTTGAGTTAGTGATTTGTGAAACTTCCAACCCACAAGATTTAATCCAAGAATTACATAAACTAATCACGAAATTTGAAATTTACCGCATCAAAGGATTTGTAAATGTTCCTGATAAACCCATGAGAATGGTATTACAAGGAGTGGGCGATCGCATCGAAACATTTTTTGATCGTCTTTGGAAACCTGAAGATAATCGAGTAACCCGTCTTGTAATCATCGGCAAAAATTTAGAAAAACAAAAAATCAATCAAGAACTAAATAACCTCACTGAGAGTTAA
- the sat gene encoding sulfate adenylyltransferase, whose protein sequence is MSNIIETIAPHGGHLVNRVATPAERDEFMAQADSLPRIELDDRALSDLVMIAIGGFSPLNGFMAQDDYERVVEEMRLMNGLPWAVPVTLSVSAEVAEPLKEGSWVRLDDHTGRFVGVLELTQKYRYNKTHEAVNVYRTDEEKHPGVKVVYEQGEINLAGPIWLLQRDDHPYFPKYQIDPAESRKMFVERGWKTVVGFQTRNPIHRAHEYIIKCALEIVDGLFLHPLVGATKSDDIPADVRMRCYEIMVDNYFPQNRVILAINPSAMRYAGPREAIFHALIRKNYGCTHFIVGRDHAGVGDYYGTYDAQHIFDEFKPEELGITPLKFEHAFYCTRTNQMATSKTSPATKEERIHLSGTKVREMLRRGELPPPEFSRPKVAAELAKAMHQ, encoded by the coding sequence ATGAGTAATATTATAGAGACGATCGCACCTCATGGAGGGCATTTAGTCAATCGGGTGGCTACTCCTGCCGAAAGAGACGAATTTATGGCACAAGCAGATAGCCTTCCTAGAATTGAATTAGATGATCGTGCCTTATCTGATTTAGTTATGATTGCCATAGGCGGATTTAGTCCTCTTAACGGGTTTATGGCACAAGATGACTACGAAAGAGTAGTAGAAGAAATGCGTTTAATGAACGGATTACCTTGGGCTGTACCTGTAACCCTTTCTGTCAGTGCAGAAGTAGCAGAACCTCTAAAAGAAGGTAGTTGGGTACGTTTAGATGATCATACTGGCAGATTTGTTGGTGTATTGGAATTAACCCAGAAATACCGCTATAACAAAACCCATGAAGCAGTAAACGTGTATCGCACCGATGAAGAAAAACATCCCGGAGTTAAAGTAGTTTACGAACAAGGAGAAATCAACCTTGCAGGGCCTATCTGGCTACTACAAAGAGACGATCATCCCTACTTCCCTAAATATCAAATTGATCCCGCCGAATCCCGTAAAATGTTTGTAGAAAGAGGCTGGAAAACCGTTGTTGGCTTCCAAACTCGTAACCCCATCCACCGCGCCCACGAATACATCATCAAATGTGCCTTAGAAATCGTTGATGGTTTATTCCTTCATCCCCTCGTTGGTGCAACCAAAAGCGATGACATTCCTGCTGATGTGAGAATGCGCTGTTATGAAATTATGGTAGATAACTATTTCCCTCAAAACCGAGTTATTCTTGCTATTAACCCTTCTGCTATGCGTTACGCAGGTCCTCGTGAAGCCATTTTCCATGCTTTAATTCGCAAAAACTACGGTTGTACTCACTTTATCGTTGGTAGAGATCACGCAGGGGTAGGTGACTACTATGGTACTTATGATGCTCAACATATTTTCGATGAGTTTAAGCCTGAAGAATTAGGCATCACCCCTCTTAAATTTGAACACGCCTTCTATTGTACTCGTACAAATCAAATGGCAACCTCAAAAACCAGCCCTGCTACCAAAGAAGAAAGAATCCACTTATCAGGTACAAAAGTAAGAGAAATGTTGCGTCGTGGTGAATTACCACCTCCAGAATTTTCTCGTCCTAAAGTAGCGGCCGAATTGGCTAAAGCAATGCACCAATAA
- a CDS encoding NDP-sugar synthase codes for MKAMILAAGKGTRVRPITHTIPKPLIPILQKPVMEFLVELLRQHGFKQIMVNVSHLAEEIENYFRDGQRFGVEIGYSFEGRIIDGELVGEALGSAGGLKKIQEFNPFFDDTFVVLCGDALIDLDLTEVVRQHKAKGAIATVVTKSVPKEAVSSYGVVVSDENGKILTFQEKPSVEDALSTEINTGIYVFEPEVINYIPPNQEYDIGSELFPKLVELNLPFYAVNMDFEWVDIGKVPDYWEAIRAVLRGDVKNVQIPGKEVKPGVYTGLNVSVNWDKVDITGPVYIGAMTHIEDGAKIVGPSMIGPNCWICEGATVDNSVIFEYSRLGSGVYLQDKLVFGRYCVDKTGTAIDVQAAAIDWLITDTRKETVNHHNKGQFITDFVTNQS; via the coding sequence ATGAAAGCAATGATTCTGGCGGCGGGTAAAGGAACTCGTGTTCGCCCCATCACCCATACTATCCCTAAGCCTTTAATTCCCATTTTACAAAAGCCTGTAATGGAGTTTTTGGTAGAGTTACTCCGTCAACATGGTTTTAAGCAAATAATGGTGAATGTTAGTCATCTAGCTGAAGAAATTGAAAACTATTTTCGGGATGGGCAACGTTTTGGGGTGGAAATTGGTTATTCTTTTGAAGGACGTATCATTGATGGTGAATTGGTGGGAGAGGCTTTAGGCTCTGCTGGTGGTTTAAAAAAGATTCAAGAGTTTAATCCTTTTTTCGATGATACTTTTGTGGTTTTGTGTGGTGATGCTTTAATTGATTTAGATTTGACTGAAGTTGTGAGACAACATAAAGCCAAAGGGGCGATCGCAACAGTAGTAACAAAAAGTGTTCCCAAAGAGGCAGTATCAAGCTACGGTGTGGTAGTAAGCGATGAAAATGGCAAAATTCTCACTTTCCAAGAAAAACCTTCTGTAGAGGATGCTTTGAGTACGGAAATTAATACGGGGATTTATGTTTTTGAGCCTGAAGTAATTAACTACATTCCTCCCAATCAAGAATATGATATTGGTAGTGAGTTATTCCCTAAATTGGTAGAATTAAACCTCCCTTTTTATGCGGTTAATATGGATTTTGAGTGGGTGGACATTGGAAAAGTTCCAGACTATTGGGAGGCTATTCGGGCGGTATTAAGGGGAGATGTAAAAAATGTGCAGATACCGGGGAAAGAAGTAAAGCCGGGGGTTTATACAGGTTTAAATGTGTCAGTTAATTGGGATAAAGTTGATATAACTGGCCCTGTTTATATTGGTGCGATGACTCACATTGAAGATGGTGCAAAAATAGTTGGCCCCTCTATGATTGGCCCTAACTGCTGGATTTGTGAAGGGGCAACGGTGGACAATAGTGTTATCTTTGAATATTCTCGTCTTGGTTCAGGGGTTTATTTACAGGATAAATTAGTATTTGGTCGATATTGTGTGGATAAAACTGGTACTGCCATTGATGTTCAAGCGGCTGCGATCGACTGGTTAATTACAGATACCCGTAAAGAAACAGTCAATCATCATAATAAGGGACAATTTATCACCGATTTTGTTACAAATCAATCTTAA
- a CDS encoding aminotransferase class IV translates to MFYYEGQFYEGSSISLNINDSTWLYGATVFTTMRVYEQSLNHPLTNWQKHCDRLLKSIKELNWTSPDWKLIKQEVEQLLIYFPVIRITVFPDGRELIIGRQLPTNLLQKQREGIKGLVCLNPSIQRSIPEHKTGNYLAPWLALQQAQKQGYQEAILTNIEQNWLETSTGNLWGYKQGIWFTPNLAQGILPGIARQTIIDKAQFPIEINQWTPDFINDLEAIAYSNSVIEIIPFNKIMNGEKVIDYDYNHPAYKTLRGIFN, encoded by the coding sequence ATGTTTTATTATGAAGGTCAATTTTACGAAGGAAGTAGTATTTCTCTTAATATAAATGATTCTACATGGCTTTATGGTGCAACAGTTTTTACCACCATGAGAGTCTATGAACAATCGTTAAATCATCCTCTTACTAATTGGCAAAAACACTGCGATCGCCTCTTAAAGAGTATAAAAGAATTAAATTGGACTTCTCCTGATTGGAAATTAATAAAACAAGAAGTTGAGCAGTTACTAATATATTTTCCTGTGATTAGAATTACTGTTTTTCCCGATGGTAGAGAGTTAATTATTGGGCGACAATTACCCACAAATTTATTGCAAAAGCAACGGGAAGGAATAAAAGGATTAGTATGTTTAAACCCTTCCATACAACGCTCTATTCCTGAACATAAAACAGGTAATTATCTTGCTCCTTGGTTGGCTTTGCAACAGGCACAAAAACAGGGCTATCAAGAAGCAATTTTGACAAATATTGAACAGAATTGGTTAGAAACCAGCACTGGTAATTTGTGGGGATATAAACAAGGTATTTGGTTTACCCCTAATTTAGCTCAAGGTATTTTGCCCGGAATTGCTCGACAAACTATTATTGACAAAGCACAATTCCCCATTGAAATTAACCAATGGACTCCAGATTTTATTAATGACTTGGAAGCCATAGCCTATAGTAATAGTGTGATAGAAATAATTCCTTTTAATAAGATAATGAACGGAGAAAAAGTGATTGACTATGACTATAATCATCCTGCCTATAAGACTTTGAGAGGGATTTTTAACTAA